The genome window AAAGGCTTAGGTGGGTAGCTTTCTGTCAGTAAAGCTCTTACCTAGCATTTGAGAGCTCGCATGGCCTCCCATCACTCAGCAAAAAAGCTGGGAAAGTTCAAAGAATTGTATTGCTCTGACCTTACAATAAGCCCTGTTCTCAGCTTGGTTCCTTGCTCTGGCAGTGGCACAGAAATACTGTTCTAGAGAGGTGGTGGGGTTCCCCTCTCATCTGCAAGCGATCTTTCAATTTAGAATGCAGCTAAGTTGAAGAAGCTGCCACATTAGATTAACTAGGCAGCCATTTACTCAGCCACTCTAAGGAAATTAAGATGGTTCCTCAGTGCTGAGGCAACACAACCTCACttctggagaaagaaaggaaaaaaaaaaaaaaagagtggtttAGGACAGTAAGGGGCCTTGCAGTTGCTCACTAGTTacacaggagaggaggagagagaaccACAAGACCTATCTTGTCTAAGTTTCAGTTTAGTGTCACTGTTTCTCCACCCATCCTTACACCAGGCAAGAGATACAACAACCAAATCAAGCATAGAGCGCTGCTGGCCAGTCAcactcctaacagccagctcattacaaaaataacatttcagctCATCAAAAGCCAGCTGATTAAAAAGTACCATAAGCTCCCCAAAAATGTGCTTCTTTAGTGAAGCTGCCTTCTGAAGGGCTGAAGAACACTGCAAATTCACTCGTGCCTCTCAGAAAGCAGCTTTTAACCAAGTCCCTGCCACTCCACTCCACTGATGCGTGCATTTCATTTTATCAATGGCCCTGACTGGATGTAATGGACACATAGTCCCCAAAGCAGAGTAGTATATTAGAATAATCAAatctgttttagaaaataaatatcttgaATATTTTCTTGCAAAGAGAGACCAGCCTCACTGGCCAGGATTCCATGGCACACTTGCTGTCTGCAGTGATCCAGGGCAGAACAACCCTCACTACTACATGAAAACagaacatcttttaaatataggtttctttaaaagcaataaatattttttgattcTTAAGATTATCTATTAACCATAAAGCAGGAAAGTTTGCAAGGTTAGAGGAAAGAATCTTGAACTAAGACTCCTAGTTACATAACCCTAAAGAAATAGGATTCCTAGTATTTACAGttacatttcaaaagcagagaCTATGAATTCAGCATCATCACAGCTGCTACGTGCACGCTTGCCAACAGTCAACACTGGTAAACTCAGCATGGCCAAGTGTCGTGACACTCAGGAAGGAAATGTGGAAAGCACTTCTATAGTTTCATTCCTGCTTATCAGCCAGCAACTCTGCAGAGACCCAGTTCCtcagaagcaggaaaacaaaggtAACTTGTACTACACAGGTCACAAAGCTGACGCCTCTCCCTGGGCTCCAGGCACTCATACTCAAGTCAGGATGAAATGCCCTGTTCTGCAGAATGGATGTCCTGGACTTAAAACTGTTCAATCTGCTGAACTCACACACCTTGGAAATAAGCCAAAGCTTTCTATGCTCTAATAGGATCGGAGACTGTAGGAGAAATTAGCAAGAAGCTATACCTAGGAACTTGCACCACAGGACTTCGGGAAGAAACACATGGTGACTTTTCACAAAGCCCCTCCACACTGAACAGAGACAGGGAGAAAATAAGTTTCATACATTGCAGTTTGACTTCCTGTGTCCCTACTGAAGTCTTACAATTCAAAACTGACTGTAAGCAGGAAAAGCGGTCCAGAACTATGCGGTGGTGTAGTTGAGGAAAGTCAGCAGATGAGCTGTATCTGCTGTTGAAGAGAGCAATCAAAGAGCTCACTTGATGGAAGGAACTAGCCAAAGTGAGACAAAAGGCAGAGCAGGGGTGATATATTTGTTGATGTTATTCTCCAAAATTCCTTGAGGAGGAAGAACTGCCGCAGCAAACTGGAAAACTGCTTCATTGCAAAGTTTCTACAAAGGCATCAAACTCCTTGACATTTTTCTCGTGGACTGCCAGCTTCTCTGGTAAGGAGTCCTGGAAGGGTACAGAAAGGTACGGATCAGGGCTCATTCACAGCAACTAAAAGGAAGCTTTAAACACACTCTGTAAGGTAAAAATTACGTTTCTGAGTCATGCAACCTCTCTCCACAGCCCTACGCTCCCCTTCCCATGTGCATAAAAATCCAGAAGTCCTCTGGCAGTACCCAGCAAATGACCCTGAGAAGGGCACTCTGCCCAGAGTGTGTTTGATCTGCAGGAACAGAAAGTGCACTGGGGCCTCACCTTGTGCAACTCCTGCTACCAGCTGCAGCACAATAACCTGCCGTGCACTGGGGCCTCACCTTGTGCAACTCCTGCTACCAGCTGCAGCACAATAACCTGCCTTTATCAATTCACTTGCAGCTCTTAGCctttgttattaattttttctccGGTGTGTTACAATGCTTGCCAGCCCAATACAGCACTCACCCAGACGTAACTTTCACCAGCCACACCAGGATTTTACCTCTGCTCAGGCTGCAAGGTCAGGCCTGGTTTGCCACTAAGTTTCATGTGCCAGAGGCAGGATTAGTTTTGTGGGTTTCAGTGACagccgcagcagcagctttcagctTTCAGATAAACATACCAGTGTTTGCAGGCCTCTGCAAATACGCATTTGTCTGAAATATTAATGAGGGACCCTGCTTTGGGCAGGGTTTCTCTCTTCTGAGAAgtacagaaaggacatggacATTTGGTCCAAAGAAGGGCCACAAAAACGATCAGTGGGATGGAACACTTcccctgtgaagaaaggctAAGAGAAGTGgagttgtccagcctggagaagagaaggctccggggaaaccttacagcagccttttaGTATTTGAAGGGGGCTTACAAAGACGGAGACAGACTTTTCagcagggcctgtagtgataggacaaggggtaatggttttaaactaaaagagggcagattcagactagatataaggaagacattttttacaatgagggtgctgaggcactagaacaggttgcccagagaggtggtacaTGCCCCACCTCTGGAAAaattcgaggccaggttggatgagggtctgagcaacctgatctggttgaagatgttcTTGCTCACTGCAGAGGGGGATGGACaggatgacctttaaaggtccattctaacccaaactattctaagatTATATGAAGATACGGCTTTTTTCAAAGCAGGAATAGGGAGAGAATTATAAAGAACATATGATTCCCATAAACAAAAATTCTAGAGCTCCATACCAAATCCTCTGCCATGGACTGTGCTCCAATGTCAATGGAGAGGCTGCTGAGTTGAGGGGGGTTCTGAAACTCACGGTAAAATGTCCCCAGGTCCATTGGAAGAATGTCATCTTTTGAAAATGCTGGTTTCTAGAATCAAAGACACTGCTGTTAATTCCCATTCAGAGACTTTGCTTCCCTTTTGCTATAATCTGAGGTAAAGTCACTACTTGCTATCAGTAAACATCTTGGCATTGTTTCAATAATGCAGATTAAATGACTGAATGACAGTCAAGATCTGTGCTTGCCTGAGCACTTGGAAGACAGCAATTCCTTGGAATCTGGCTTCTTTAGGCATTAGTAAATGCATATGAAGCCCAGGTGTTGGAAGGGAACTAAAAGAGTATTTAATTTGTATCTGTTGGTTCCGAGTATCAGTGTCTGCAGTTTTAGGACTGTCAAGCTCTAGTTTGGAACTGTTGTTAATCATGGGTCTTTTCTACCTCCACTGAAAACTACTCCTACATCACTTGCCATTGTCCCAGGACCTGAAGCCCATACAAGATGCAGATGTTACACGAGAGCAACGATGAGGGCACTTACAAAGTCAATCATAACAAAGTCATCATGGGTGtttcctgtgctgctgccactggagCCCTCCAAGTGTAAGCTGCCTTGTAGAGGAGATTCAGTTTCTGGGGAGTCAGGAGGATTGACCTGcccaaaaaaattaaagatggTGAGTACTGATCTTATGATCATGTCTGTCTGTGTACTTTGACATTGTGGAGGCAGTTAGGAGGCTGGACAATAAATGCAAGCTTACAGCAGGAGCAGCAAATACGTACTGTGATTTGTGCATCTAGAGAGCCCAAGACTCAACACGGAAGATTTCTTGAAACCAAACAGATCTGAATAACTAGTTCTTCAATCAAAACCCAAAACGTATGCAAGGTAGCATAAGGGATGCTGAGAAGGCACATATACCTCTGGAGGAGGCTTACCATGGGGTCGTTATCTTCCAGCTCAACATTCTTGGGAGCAAACATGGCAAAAGGAATATCTAGGTTGGCCATGGTCACCTGAAGAGATTCAGCAAACAGAATTTCACTAAGATGCTCTGCTTACCCAGCACAGAAAAGTATATCGAAAGTTTATCAGGCCTGCTAAAAACTGCTGAAGATCACAGCAGCAGTTAAGCAAGAGGCTGACAACCTCATTTAAAAGGCATAAAATAGAGAGACTATAATCAGCTGACCTAATGCACATACATACCCTGTGGTGCCGTTACTTAAATACACCTCCTACAATACAGGCAAGGATTAACAAACTGCTACAAATTCAAACAATTTCCCTTCACCCATCCTAAAGACCTAGAAGAGGGCATTTAAGAGCAGCCTGGGAACTGGGCTAAGCTGCCCTACCTGATCTTAATGCTTGCTTACTTATGATGAACTGGTCTTGGGTAGCAACAGATCGTTGCGAAACCCAAATGGAGTATCGAGTCTTCCACACCCAAACAGAGCATAGGCAAAGCAGGGCAAACTCAGTGGCTGGCACATCCCAAAAGGATTTCATGAAAAACAAGCCTATATATAAGGACCCTGTAGGGAAATGCAGCAGGCAGGAATGCGCACTCTGTCTCTGGGGTTGCGCTGGCATTGGGGtgctttctgctcctctttgtggAAAGGGATGGGTGAAGCAGGTTATTATGGTGCTTCTCTGAGAACATCTACTGCTAGTTACCTGGTTAATGGGTTTGTTGACAAAAGCTCCCACCTTCCGGATAAAAATGGTGTCCAAAAGGTCATGTGGGGAGCCacatttcccttccctgctgttTGATACCGTTCCTGTGTCCTCACTAGGGAAGGAAAGTAAGACTGAATTAGTTACTCATggcacaaacaatacagacaaaTCACATGCTTTACAAGACTCCTTTGTTTTTCTGGGTTTACTCCTAGCACTGGAAGAACAACAGAAATCTCTGCCCTTGTACTACATATTCTTCCTCAGTCATGAGCACAAAAGGGGAGTGGGACACTTGTGGAATCAGATTTTTGTTTAAAGCTGGATGACTATTTAGTTGAATGAAAAGTTGCTGCCAACTCCAATAGGATTTTCTGTTTGGTGATGGACTTTTAACTTCAGAATATGCATGTTCACAGCAATTCCTGCTCATCactattattttttcagtactACAGTAGTCACAGATCTGTCAGGAGGTGAGGGCAAGAACCAGAATTAGATCTGCCACTCAGGTTACAAAGACATACAAAGCCCAATACATCAGCAACAGCCACTGCTGGTACGATTAATTCACTGCATGACTATTTGTTTATGACCTGTTTTTTTGACTACTGCAGGTATTCgaaactttaattaaaaaaaaaaaaacaataaatagtTGCATCTTCTGGCAAGAGGACTACTTAGCTAGCACACGCAGGGAAGTGCTCGAGTCTTTATGATTTTTGGTTTGACATAGCAAAATCTCTGTTTAAGATATTTGACTCAGAACTATGTGTCCCCAAGAAAGGCTTCACAAGAAATAAATGTGGtgaccaaaaaaataaagaaggattTAATTAGTTGAGAGAGAGGTGATTTACAACTCTTTGAGGTTGCACTGCTTCCTTCTAAGTAAAGTCTCTGGAGAATTTAAGACTCGCTTATTAATTCACTTCATCTTGTTGTTTTACAATCACCAAAACCAGGAGAGAGATTAAAAACCAGTAAAACTTATAATAAAGCTGACATAACAGAAGTTGCCAGGATGTTACAGTGACTAACAGTTGTAAGTAGGTGGGCGAGATCATTGTTTGGAGGAAGGCTGGGAAAGCCCCAGTCGGAGAAAGCTGTTAAGTTGGTTTTGGGATGGAAAGACAATAGTTTTGCTACAAACAAAGATAAGGAGAAACCAAAAAGTTTTATCTTAACAGGATTATAAATGAGCTAGTACAAGTGGTGGATCATCTAAAACCAACCTACCTACTAGAAGGAGTAGCTGCTGAGTAGTGGCCTCCATCCAGTGGGGTGCACATCCTCTCTTGGTCAGCTTGAGTGCCATGTGCTGGCTGGCTAGGAATCAGGGGAACTCCCCCTTCTCTGCCTGGACCAATCAACTGAGATGGAGAGGAATGGTCAAATTAGAGATCTTAAAATCAGACCAACACCACAGTGCAATACAGAGCAGATTCCATCACATTGGGACTAAATTGTGGAGGTTTTGGCACATGACTGGGCTCAAGCCCCCATAAAGCTGAGAGAAGTGTCAATACAAACtcttttttattcccttcctATTCCACTCCTCTCCACTTCAGGCCTGTTTTACACTGCAGAGCTCTCTGGCCATAGATCCTCTGCTTcaaggagaggaggtggggagggagagggaaatcaTATCCTCTTGCTACGACCTCATTGCACTCAACAGCTTCctaaggaggtggaggaggaggtgctgagctcttctccctggtatccAGCAATAGGATGTTGGGGGACGGttcaaagctgcaccaggggaggtttaaaaaCTGATCATGAGGAAGCATTTCTCCACcaagagggtggtcaaacaccggaacaggcttcctagcgAGGTCGTCTGTGTCCCAAACCTGTCAGTGTtcaagaggcatttggacaatgcccttaatacCATGCTTTgacttttggtcagccctgaagcagtcaggcagttggactaagTGATCACTGAAGGTCCCCTCCAACTGAAACAATGTCTTCCACTCTACTCTGCCATCACTCTCCCAGCAAAACCCTGATGTAGTAACAAAATCACAAGCAGAAAAAGGCTTCTGTCAGATTAGCTTACTTGTCTGACAAATAGATGCAAATAGGTCAGTATGGACTGCCAGCGCACCCTCTGTCTAGGCTACGTTGCTGTGCTTGGACAGCTACAGGTGCAGCAGCTCTGTAAGACAACCAAAGTTTGGCATCGGTGACATGCTGGTGCAGGCAACCAGGTCTGGTGCCTGTTCACTTGCTGTAGTTTTTCCACATGACCCCTTCCACAGTAAAGTCAGGGATGCTAAAAGGAGGCAATTCCAAGGTCTTGTGCAGGTTGTGCATCTCTATATTTACCTTGCAGTCTTTTCATTCTTGGCAGACACAATACCAATGCATGCACTGATCTCAAGGCCTCTCTCAGATGTACAAGTGACACATAATGTTTGTAATACTCAGCCATGCTTGTTCTTCTACCCTCTACAAGTACCTGGTGAGGGTGTGCAGCATTCAAGCCACCAGCAAAGAGTATAGGATACCCTATGTCAGCTGATCCaactcccagggcagcaggctGACAGGAAAGACGAGAGCTGGAAAGctaagaaagaagagaaagaacaagaagggcaaagggagaggagagaggaagggaaatgcCCCACAGCCTGAATAATCATCAGTTACTGAAGAAGGAACAGGACAAGTCAGAGACATGGCACAACAGGCTGGCAGAAGGATGCTAGAGTTTCATTAGCATCAATGAAGGTTTTTACTCTAAAAAGTTCTTATTGCAGAGTACTCAGTCTGGGGCTTGACAAGAAAACAAGACTGGTTTCCCACATACACAGGAAGAGACTGTGCAGGGTATGACATCCAGTCACAGGGAAGCTCTCCTCTACAGGCTTGTTTTGCCTTCTGTAAAAAGCATGAATGCCATAACCAACTTGCTAAAGAGCTAATTCTTTCCCCCCGCCCAAAGCATCTACATTATAAATTGTTTGAACTTATTCCCACTGCACATTAAAAAAGCTGATCAAGGCCTGTTCAAAGCTTCAGCAAAAGAACGGAGTCCCATAAACGCTAGGTAAAGAGAATTTGGAAGCTAACCCCTGTGAGGTAACTTTAGGAGTGTAGTGCTGCAAGCAGTGAAACCCAGAAGTTCTTTACAGCCCAGGCAGAAATCTAGCTGGTTGGATTAAACATCCCTTTCCCAGTTTAGGTTGTTTGACCTCAAGAGGACCACTTCCTTCAGAGCTGTGTGTGATACTCCAGCAGCACCACCATTTACAGGGGTCTAAATGATGAACAGCACTTTTATTCAGTTGATGCAAGTTAAGCTGAATGGAGCACTAATGACTGTGCAGGTTCTACAGAcaattgttattaaaaaaaccactcaTCACTGGCCTTCCTACTTGTGTCTTTCACTAACAATCCTTGTAGCAGTTTATTTAGGAGTGCTTCTCCTGTTTTTAGGAGACTATCTGCAAAGGCATTCAAGAAGCAAGTCTTAATGACATGCCTGGCCCATTTTGGGTTCATCATTGCTTCCCATGCACAACATTCCACATTGTCAAATCTCTTCTTTCCTATTTGTTCTGCCATGACAGAACTGTTTCTGGCCACATATAGCATATTCTATTGACAACTCACTTGGTGTGACAAGGCCAGTCCCATCATTGGGACCTTCAAGGTGTCCGTCACCACAGGAGGAGGGGTCTGAAAATGTGCCTTTGTGACAGTAAAAACACACTgtgcacagacacagacacacagaggaaacaaggaaaagagagtaagagagggggggagagaaagagagaaggactTCAGAGAAGAACTATAAAGAGTTGGATGAACTGCATGCTAGCGAAGAACTTGTAGCTGCAGGAGCCACACCTACACATAGAGGAAAGGTCTCAGTATTACCAGAAGCACATTCATTTTGTAGAGTCAACTGCCTTCCACCCTCAGTGTACCACTCCTACACAGGTAATATTTTAGACTCCAGTGAACACTGACAGAAAGTAATTCTGCTCCACAGCTAATAAGAATTGGTTCCAAGCAGTGAGCAAGGAGAATTTTTTTGAATGTACAAATTATGTGTGTTTCAATATTCTGCGTCCATACATACTCCTAATCTTCCAGCATTCTGAGGGATCATATTCTGCAAGGTTGTGCTGCATGCTTAGAATAAAAGGGACCCAGACTAAGGTGCAATTCAAACACATTGATGTGAAGATGGAACTCCGCCAACAGGAGTGATGCTCCAGGAGTAAACATCATCTCACAGAGGGCACTAATGCAAAAATGGCAATCTAAACCTATTTCAGGCCCATAACTTCTTCCAGTCATTTTTCTACCAAGGGTCTTCAGTTTTAGGAAAGCTTCATTTCGGGATATTACCCATGACCGGAGTTTCTCCTCAAATTTGGGCTACTCTACAGCACACACAGACATGCTATTCAAGCTCACAGGGGGAAGGTAGCACCTATTTCCCTTGTATCACGCAGGTTAGGCCTCGTTTCTACTGAGAAGGCAGACAGAATTCTGGACAATTTGCCTACCAAACCACACAGTTCCCAGTATTCTCCTACACATTAAGTTGTATATagaaagctggagaaagaaattaactttttttcctccttctacATTACTTAAGAGAACACTCTGCCAAGACAGCTTACAATTCTAACTGTGGTAACAATGACTGGCAGTTGCTCTGTAAATAAGTGCAGAGCATATGGCAACTATGAGccacaggaaaagcaagaatGTAGGCTTATACTTAATGTGAATCCTCAAGATTCATTTGGTTTCATATAACTTTTCCCCTCAGAGACAGCAGAGCTTCATGTTCCTTGGGGAAATGTCAACTTGGATATACTCACATACACTATTACTGCTTAATAACACTGGCATGAGCAAGTCAGCAGAAATTTCCTTAAGAAACCTTTTGCATTTAATGTAATTTGTGAAAAAGCAGGATACAACTCAGCCACAAACTAATTTCTTGAGCTGTGCATTGCAGAATAAGAAAAGCTTTATTCTATCAGACCTACTGTGAGTTCTGGGTGGTTCAACATTGCCTGATACCCTGTCACCCAAAAACCACTTGGTACAAAAAAGCTTCCTAAGAAAAGCTAATTTCTAGCTCATTCCTAGAGTGGAATATGTTCTGCTAAACCAGTCATAACAATTCATCTGAAGCATCAGAAAGACCCATAGCAAACTCTTTCAGTTTGGAACAGCATTCCAATTATACTTCCACAGCAAAAGAGATGTAGACTATTTAGACTGTCTTTACAGTTCGGCAGAGCCATATGCTTGGCTGGACCAAGGCAAGACATTCCTGAATATTTAAAGCTacaggaaaacagcaaattTGGCCAAGTCTCCAAAATACAGAATTGTGGAGTCAGGTACAAGTCAGATATAAAAAGGAGGAACTGGAGCTTCTCTTTTCTGagattcagaagaaaaacattatctatttatttgaaaattgaAACATAAATGAAACTTGCATGGGTAGGTAGAATTATAGAGTATTATGTCCTTAGTTCTATACTATGAACCAGTTTGACTGCCGATACTTATTCCTGTTGCCTCAACTAGTTTTAGATGGTCCAACAATTATgacttttgtctttcttctaCTTTTACATTCTGCAATGCAGAAAGTATGACTGTGCCATatactttttcctgatattcTAGTGTTTCTTTCTCAATGCCAGCCTGTTACCTCTACTCATTCTGCCTGAAATCAAATCTCTTGAATTCCTCTTCCTGCAGTATAGGCATACGGATGTGGAAGTACGCTGCTATCAGCTTCAAGCACATACCAGCCGAGCTACAGGGGTAGGTTCTTTTAATGTTTCTCAGTAGTTCAGTCTTTCTAGTCTGGTAGCATTTTGTTGAAGTTGTTATCTAACTAGCTTTTACTCAAAGTTTAACAATATAAATAACCCATATATTGAATATTAACAGCAACAGGAGGCTGCCTGTTTGCACAGTAGTTGATGTAGGAGCATGCACACTACCCAAACAATGATTGCTCTATCTAGGTGTAAAAAGAGTCTGGTTTCTCTTACctgagaaggaggagaggtggAAAAAGATGTGGTACACACTTCTTGGGAATCTTCTGCTGAGGGGTACACTGCACCATTGTCCTCACCAGTTCTAAAGCAGCAAGATAAAAGTTTCCtaactgaaaatattccttaaaacaaacaaataggaAGCCACACTGGGACAAACACTGCAGGAGGTTGAGAGTATTTGGGTGGAGTTGAAAGGGGAATTATGAAGGGCTCTTATCTACTTGGCAGAACTGAGGAAAACATGTTATGAAAACTTTAATTTTCTCCAGGCACTCCTCTTCTACCCCCAAACAGAAACACctccctctgttttttttttttaactaaaggTTTTGTTCTATCAGTTAATGATACTGGCTTTGGTATTTACAGAACCATTGTCAAACACTACCACTGGTCCCAGTCTGAGTGCCCTCACATGCATTTCAGAGAAGACAAACCTCTCATGCACGAAAAACAATTAAACGGTGATATTTCTCCAGTGGAAATAATCTGGAGATGCATGCCTCTGTGCCTGTAGTTCTACAGCAGGACTAACTGTTATACTTTGAACTCCCAAAGTCTGCCTAAGTTAAACACCCTTTGTGTCCAAGTACTTCTGTAAGGAATTTGGGAAAACACTGAAGCTTGCTGCACTCAAATGTTCTGGATGTGAGGAGAAAAATGTTCCCCTTCCTCATATGCTCAACCATGTCAACATGATTGACATTAATTTTCCAGTCTCCCTTCCCATGCAGTCAGCAAACATCGGAAAAGGCTCTGTATTTGGGCATAATTGATGCCTTCGCCATGGCCCATGACTTCAACTCAGCATTGCCTCACCTGTAATTGCAGGGATGCATGGGTGAAGAGCTGGGATAGGGACGGTCCATAAAGTGATCAATGATAATCCCCATGATAGGAGGGGTCCTCTCAAACTGCCTGCAAGGCAACAAGCAATGGTGTTATTGGCTTTTTTCTCTATTCTCATCCCAATTCAGTGCCCTCACAGAAAACCTTCATGCCTATTAATGGGACCAGAGTTTCTTTACAATTCAGCCCTGCGACTCCAAGCATGCATCAACAATCTGGAGTTCTAGAGTCTGGCTCCAGGCTACCTAAATACCCCTCTTGCCGCAAGACTTAAGAATGAGAAAAAGTGTTCTCCATAAAGAAGAATCTCAGCAGGAAAGGAtaagcagaagagaaagattTAGGGGCTCACAATATGAGGGGTTTAATATTACATTACTGAAAAA of Phaenicophaeus curvirostris isolate KB17595 chromosome 5, BPBGC_Pcur_1.0, whole genome shotgun sequence contains these proteins:
- the ATG13 gene encoding autophagy-related protein 13 isoform X1 — its product is MDTDLSSQDRKDLDKFIKFFALKTVQVIVQARLGEKICTRSSSSPTGSDWFNLAIKDIPEVTHEAKKALAGQLPAVGQSMCVEISLKTSEGDSMELEIWCLEMNEKCDKEIKVSYTVYNRLSLLLKSLLAITRVTPAYRLSRKQGHEYVILYRIYFGEVQLSGLGEGFQTVRVGTVGTPVGTITLSCAYRINLAFMSTRQFERTPPIMGIIIDHFMDRPYPSSSPMHPCNYRTGEDNGAVYPSAEDSQEVCTTSFSTSPPSQCVFTVTKAHFQTPPPVVTDTLKVPMMGLALSHQPAALGVGSADIGYPILFAGGLNAAHPHQLIGPGREGGVPLIPSQPAHGTQADQERMCTPLDGGHYSAATPSSSEDTGTVSNSREGKCGSPHDLLDTIFIRKVGAFVNKPINQVTMANLDIPFAMFAPKNVELEDNDPMVNPPDSPETESPLQGSLHLEGSSGSSTGNTHDDFVMIDFKPAFSKDDILPMDLGTFYREFQNPPQLSSLSIDIGAQSMAEDLDSLPEKLAVHEKNVKEFDAFVETLQ
- the ATG13 gene encoding autophagy-related protein 13 isoform X5, with amino-acid sequence MDTDLSSQDRKDLDKFIKFFALKTVQVIVQARLGEKICTRSSSSPTGSDWFNLAIKDIPEVTHEAKKALAGQLPAVGQSMCVEISLKTSEGDSMELEIWCLEMNEKCDKEIKVSYTVYNRLSLLLKSLLAITRVTPAYRLSRKQGHEYVILYRIYFGEVQLSGLGEGFQTVRVGTVGTPVGTITLSCAYRINLAFMSTRTGEDNGAVYPSAEDSQEVCTTSFSTSPPSQLSSSRLSCQPAALGVGSADIGYPILFAGGLNAAHPHQLIGPGREGGVPLIPSQPAHGTQADQERMCTPLDGGHYSAATPSSSEDTGTVSNSREGKCGSPHDLLDTIFIRKVGAFVNKPINQVTMANLDIPFAMFAPKNVELEDNDPMVNPPDSPETESPLQGSLHLEGSSGSSTGNTHDDFVMIDFKPAFSKDDILPMDLGTFYREFQNPPQLSSLSIDIGAQSMAEDLDSLPEKLAVHEKNVKEFDAFVETLQ
- the ATG13 gene encoding autophagy-related protein 13 isoform X3, coding for MDTDLSSQDRKDLDKFIKFFALKTVQVIVQARLGEKICTRSSSSPTGSDWFNLAIKDIPEVTHEAKKALAGQLPAVGQSMCVEISLKTSEGDSMELEIWCLEMNEKCDKEIKVSYTVYNRLSLLLKSLLAITRVTPAYRLSRKQGHEYVILYRIYFGEVQLSGLGEGFQTVRVGTVGTPVGTITLSCAYRINLAFMSTRQFERTPPIMGIIIDHFMDRPYPSSSPMHPCNYRTGEDNGAVYPSAEDSQEVCTTSFSTSPPSQLSSSRLSCQPAALGVGSADIGYPILFAGGLNAAHPHQLIGPGREGGVPLIPSQPAHGTQADQERMCTPLDGGHYSAATPSSSEDTGTVSNSREGKCGSPHDLLDTIFIRKVGAFVNKPINQVTMANLDIPFAMFAPKNVELEDNDPMVNPPDSPETESPLQGSLHLEGSSGSSTGNTHDDFVMIDFKPAFSKDDILPMDLGTFYREFQNPPQLSSLSIDIGAQSMAEDLDSLPEKLAVHEKNVKEFDAFVETLQ
- the ATG13 gene encoding autophagy-related protein 13 isoform X7 codes for the protein MDTDLSSQDRKDLDKFIKFFALKTVQVIVQARLGEKICTRSSSSPTGSDWFNLAIKDIPEVTHEAKKALAGQLPAVGQSMCVEISLKTSEGDSMELEIWCLEMNEKCDKEIKVSYTVYNRLSLLLKSLLAITRVTPAYRLSRKQGHEYVILYRIYFGEVQLSGLGEGFQTVRVGTVGTPVGTITLSCAYRINLAFMSTRTGEDNGAVYPSAEDSQEVCTTSFSTSPPSQLIGPGREGGVPLIPSQPAHGTQADQERMCTPLDGGHYSAATPSSSEDTGTVSNSREGKCGSPHDLLDTIFIRKVGAFVNKPINQVTMANLDIPFAMFAPKNVELEDNDPMVNPPDSPETESPLQGSLHLEGSSGSSTGNTHDDFVMIDFKPAFSKDDILPMDLGTFYREFQNPPQLSSLSIDIGAQSMAEDLDSLPEKLAVHEKNVKEFDAFVETLQ
- the ATG13 gene encoding autophagy-related protein 13 isoform X2 — protein: MDTDLSSQDRKDLDKFIKFFALKTVQVIVQARLGEKICTRSSSSPTGSDWFNLAIKDIPEVTHEAKKALAGQLPAVGQSMCVEISLKTSEGDSMELEIWCLEMNEKCDKEIKVSYTVYNRLSLLLKSLLAITRVTPAYRLSRKQGHEYVILYRIYFGEVQLSGLGEGFQTVRVGTVGTPVGTITLSCAYRINLAFMSTRQFERTPPIMGIIIDHFMDRPYPSSSPMHPCNYRTGEDNGAVYPSAEDSQEVCTTSFSTSPPSQCVFTVTKAHFQTPPPVVTDTLKVPMMGLALSHQLSSSRLSCQPAALGVGSADIGYPILFAGGLNAAHPHQLIGPGREGGVPLIPSQPAHGTQADQERMCTPLDGGHYSAATPSSSEDTGTVSNSREGKCGSPHDLLDTIFIRKVGAFVNKPINQVTMANLDIPFAMFAPKNVELEDNDPMVNPPDSPETESPLQGSLHLEGSSGSSTGNTHDDFVMIDFKPAFSKDDILPMDLGTFYREFQNPPQLSSLSIDIGAQSMAEDLDSLPEKLAVHEKNVKEFDAFVETLQ
- the ATG13 gene encoding autophagy-related protein 13 isoform X6, producing the protein MDTDLSSQDRKDLDKFIKFFALKTVQVIVQARLGEKICTRSSSSPTGSDWFNLAIKDIPEVTHEAKKALAGQLPAVGQSMCVEISLKTSEGDSMELEIWCLEMNEKCDKEIKVSYTVYNRLSLLLKSLLAITRVTPAYRLSRKQGHEYVILYRIYFGEVQLSGLGEGFQTVRVGTVGTPVGTITLSCAYRINLAFMSTRQFERTPPIMGIIIDHFMDRPYPSSSPMHPCNYRTGEDNGAVYPSAEDSQEVCTTSFSTSPPSQLIGPGREGGVPLIPSQPAHGTQADQERMCTPLDGGHYSAATPSSSEDTGTVSNSREGKCGSPHDLLDTIFIRKVGAFVNKPINQVTMANLDIPFAMFAPKNVELEDNDPMVNPPDSPETESPLQGSLHLEGSSGSSTGNTHDDFVMIDFKPAFSKDDILPMDLGTFYREFQNPPQLSSLSIDIGAQSMAEDLDSLPEKLAVHEKNVKEFDAFVETLQ